Below is a window of Deinococcus sonorensis KR-87 DNA.
GCCGGTTTGGCCGCCGTGACGCCTCTGGGGATGTACAGCAGCGCGCTCAGCTGGTTGCCGTTGGCGCCCATGAAGCGCACGTCGCGCACCGCAATCGTGCGTCCGGCGGTCTGGGTCAGCGAGGCGATCAGCCCGCCCACCAGCACCAGCAGCACGCCCAGCCAGAACAAACCTGCGGGTCTTCTCACCATGTACCGTTCTTTCTCCTGCGTCAGGCAGGTCCGCTGGAAGGCCTGGCGGCCGGGCGCAGCAGACCCGCGCAGGCCTGCGCCGCTGCCACGTCACCGGAGCCAGCCACGGCCGGAAACCCCTACGACTCCTTGTGTTCCAGCTGATCTGACCATCTGTCGAACAGAATGTCAAGCCTTATGAACATCTGTTCATGACACCCGGCGCACTAGCACTGGACCGCCCCCGACACGGCTTGTAGTCTGTACGGGATAGCCGGCCTTCAGCAGCGGACGACCGCCCCAAACGAACGTGGGGCGGTTCCGCTGCGGGCCGTACGAAAGGGACGTATATGCCAGACCTGCAAGAGCACGATGTGGTGATTGTTTCTGCCGTAAGGAGCGCGATCGGCAGCCTGCGGGGCGGCCTGAGTGGCGTCCGGCCCGACGACCTGGCCGCTCAGCTGATCCGCGCCGCCGTGCAGCGCAGCGGCGTCGCCCCGGACCAGATCGAGGAGGTGATCCTCGGCTGCGCCAACCAGGCGGGCGAGGACAACCGCAACGTGGCGCGCATGGCCCTGCTGCTGGCCGGCCTGCCCGACACCATCGCCGGCCTGACCGTCAACCGGCTGTGCGCCAGTGGGCTCAGCGCCATCAACACCGCCGCCCGCGCCATCCGCAACGGGGACGGCGACGTGTACGTGGCGGGCGGAGTGGAGAGCATGACCCGCGCCCCGCTGGTGATGGCCAAGGGCGCGCAAGGGTTCGCCAGTGGCAACGTCACCGCCTACGACACCACCCTCGGCTGGCGCTTCCCCAACCCCGCGATGGAGGCGCTGTTTCCGCTGGAGGCGATGGGGCAGACGGCCGAGAACATCGTGGAGCGCAGCCGCGCCGGGCAGCTCGCGGGCGGCGAGATCACCCGCGAGGATCAGGACGCCTACGCGCTCGAGAGCCAGCGACGCGTCGCGGACGCCCTCCGCGCCGGGCACTTCCGGGAGCAGATCGTGCCGGTGGCGGTGCCGGGCAAGCGCGGCCCCACCGTGTTCGACACGGACGAACACCCCCGGGTGCGGGTGGACGGCGCGGAGGTGACCGTCACCACCGACGCGGCGACGCTGGCCGGGCTGAAACCGGCCTTCCGGGCGGGCGGCAGCGTGACGGCCGGGAACAGCAGTGGCCTGAACGACGGGGCGGCCGCCCTGGTGCTGATGAGTGCCAAGGCCGCGCGCGAGCAGGGGGTGCGGCCGCTGGCCCGCTGGGTGGGGGGTGCGGCGGCTGGGGTGGACCCGCGCGTGATGGGGCTGGGGCCGATTCCCGCCACCCGCAAGCTGCTGGCGCGCACCGGGCTGAGTGTGGCGGACCTGGATCTGGTGGAGTTGAACGAGGCGTTCGCGGCGCAGGCGGTGGCGTGCATCCGGGAGCTGCAGCTGGACCCGGCGCGGGTGAACGTGAGTGGCGGGGCGGTGGCGCTGGGCCATCCGCTGGGCATGAGCGGGGCGCGGCTGATCGTGTCGCTGACGCATGACCTGGCCCGCACCGGGGGCCGCTATGGCCTGGCCACCCTCTGCGTCGGCGTCGGTCAGGGTGAGGCCGCCCTCATCGAGCGGCTCTGACTGGTTTCGCCGTGGATCCGCTGCGCGAGCTGCTGCGGGCGACCTTTCAGGCCGCCGTGCAGGCCAGCCAGCCGGACCGGGTGCTGGCGAACCTGACGCTCCCGGAAGTGCGGGGCCGCACGGTGCTGGTCAGCGTGGGCAAGGCAGCGCCGGGCATGGCCGCCGCCGTGATGGGGCAGCTGCACGGCCCTGTCAGCGGCGTGGTGGTGGCGCCGCACGCCCAGGCCACCGGTTCGCTGCCGGGGCTGCACGTCCTCGGGGCAGGGCATCCGACGCCCGATGAGGGCAGCGTCCGGGCCGGCGCGGCGGTGCTGGACGCTGTGCGGGCACTCTCGCCGGACGACCTGCTGCTGTGCCTGATCTCCGGAGGGGCCTCGGCGCTGCTGTGTGCCCCGGCCGGCGTCACGCTGGACCAGAAGGCGGACCTGACCCGGCAGCTGCTCGCGTCCGGCGCAAGTATTCAGCAGATCAACGTGGTCCGCAAGCACCTCTCCCGCGTCAAGGGAGGGCAGCTGGCGCGGGCGGCGGCCCCAGCCCGTGTGGTCTCGCTGGTGCTGTCGGATGTGGTGGGCGACGATCTGTCGAGCATCGCCAGCGGCCCCACCGCGCCGGACCCCAGCAGCGACCGGGACGCCCTGGCAGTGCTGGAGGCCTTTGGGCTGCGGGCGCCGGAAGCCCGGGTCTGGCTGACCGAGGGGGCGGCCGGGCTGCACCCCGACACGCCCAAGCCGGACGACCCTCTATTTGAGCGGGTCACGCACCGGATCGTGGGGCGAAACCGCACGGCGCTGGAGGCGGCCGCAGCCCACCTGCAGCAGGCCGGATGGCCGGCCCGCATCTGGCGGGACGACGTGACCGGTCCGGCCCGGGAGGCAGCCCGGCAGCACGCCCAGCTGGCGAGGGAACTGGACCCCGGCGAGGCGCTGCTGAGCGGCGGCGAAACCACCACCGTGGTGCGACCCGGCGCAGGGCGCGGCGGACGGAACCTGGAATTTCTGCTGGCACTGGCGCTGGAGGATACCGGGGTGTACGCGCTGGCCGCCGACTCGGACGGCCTTGACGGCAGCAGCGACGCGGCCGGAGCAATCCTGACCCCCGACACCCTGGCCCGCGCGGCGCGGCTGGGCCTGGACGCCCGCGCGTCTCTGGACGGCAGCGACGCGCACGGCTTCTTCGGGCGGCTGGGCGACCTGATCCGCTGCGGCCCGACTGGCACCAACGTCAACGATGTGCGCTGCCTGCTGCGCGCGCCCAGCTGACCCCTCCGGATGGTGGGGATGCCGGCCCCGCCGTTCGCCCGGCGCGGCGGCCCGGGGGCCCGGCGCATCCTGGGGACATGACAAACACAACGATTCAGGATCTTTCTTCCGGGCTGGCCGACACGGTCGAAACCGCCAGCCGCAGCGTGGTGATGGTGCTGGGCGGCCGCC
It encodes the following:
- a CDS encoding glycerate kinase type-2 family protein, whose product is MDPLRELLRATFQAAVQASQPDRVLANLTLPEVRGRTVLVSVGKAAPGMAAAVMGQLHGPVSGVVVAPHAQATGSLPGLHVLGAGHPTPDEGSVRAGAAVLDAVRALSPDDLLLCLISGGASALLCAPAGVTLDQKADLTRQLLASGASIQQINVVRKHLSRVKGGQLARAAAPARVVSLVLSDVVGDDLSSIASGPTAPDPSSDRDALAVLEAFGLRAPEARVWLTEGAAGLHPDTPKPDDPLFERVTHRIVGRNRTALEAAAAHLQQAGWPARIWRDDVTGPAREAARQHAQLARELDPGEALLSGGETTTVVRPGAGRGGRNLEFLLALALEDTGVYALAADSDGLDGSSDAAGAILTPDTLARAARLGLDARASLDGSDAHGFFGRLGDLIRCGPTGTNVNDVRCLLRAPS
- a CDS encoding thiolase family protein, with the protein product MPDLQEHDVVIVSAVRSAIGSLRGGLSGVRPDDLAAQLIRAAVQRSGVAPDQIEEVILGCANQAGEDNRNVARMALLLAGLPDTIAGLTVNRLCASGLSAINTAARAIRNGDGDVYVAGGVESMTRAPLVMAKGAQGFASGNVTAYDTTLGWRFPNPAMEALFPLEAMGQTAENIVERSRAGQLAGGEITREDQDAYALESQRRVADALRAGHFREQIVPVAVPGKRGPTVFDTDEHPRVRVDGAEVTVTTDAATLAGLKPAFRAGGSVTAGNSSGLNDGAAALVLMSAKAAREQGVRPLARWVGGAAAGVDPRVMGLGPIPATRKLLARTGLSVADLDLVELNEAFAAQAVACIRELQLDPARVNVSGGAVALGHPLGMSGARLIVSLTHDLARTGGRYGLATLCVGVGQGEAALIERL